GGCTTACATCAAGCCTGGTAAATAGTCGTCGCATATACGAGTCGATCGTCGGCAATATAAATTTTAACGAGTGAAAAAACACTGCTACTTTTTTATTCACCACCATGAGGTCCACCAACGTCTTGCATTTCCAGGAGACGCAGTCGGTTTTGCTGCGTCGCCCATGGAAAACCTACAGAGATGGTACGCTTTTCTACGGCATGACGAAAACAGGAAACAAGAGAGTTCCTCTGACCACAAAGCAAGGGAACAAAAACTTCTACAAGGGAACCAGATCGTCGGGTATCGGACGTCTGAACAAGTGGGGAACATATAACATTGACTACCAACGTGT
This portion of the Ogataea parapolymorpha DL-1 chromosome IV, whole genome shotgun sequence genome encodes:
- a CDS encoding 54S ribosomal protein L27, mitochondrial: MRSTNVLHFQETQSVLLRRPWKTYRDGTLFYGMTKTGNKRVPLTTKQGNKNFYKGTRSSGIGRLNKWGTYNIDYQRVRTFVAPSNLADFSLKPLVSSNAVIPKNTFDGYSSVTDGRFLFDKVKEYIETGEVKHPRTEDYIERA